One genomic region from Oncorhynchus clarkii lewisi isolate Uvic-CL-2024 chromosome 21, UVic_Ocla_1.0, whole genome shotgun sequence encodes:
- the LOC139379091 gene encoding uncharacterized protein KIAA0232-like isoform X3, with protein sequence MYYEAFPPLSEKSVCLQEIMTVWNKARAIAYSGSSSSAAPQTSTDTSSPKDCNSDGEAAKERTPEACSTNPTSQRTQQRRSKKEKEKRFHGGATAEDRATVHGKKQVRHRSEGKYRPRSWSSGSSEAGSSSSGNQGDSKTSSSKAGRIRHRSKEVFSRTKRGCHSGQVKLALKAVDKEERRNAGGSSSSATGGPVRQTQLYKKGRRQLKEIGKDPGWWEEKESGAEASNKKEYMEEPLWYTEPITEYLVPFSSRRSKLETKYRSKVDSPDDSTTSTDFGRLSERMQGICIANTSFQRAYLAAGTFVDGHFVEVAGDADEDATEFNGTSSCPPPEDSRGLDDEYLSEFTHFYEVDIYQSILDPSASDLVQESRILNMIRQKSEEQRDFEAECCLVLDGLELQGESAIRMGCLDALGDDGFFMQDLENMAQFWACYSSSSSEDIDGESFAGDSPVQLSPALDAVPFTIGTLPGNLEEPHLPEATSEAPGLNSSCLSLFELQYDSPTLPFLTVGHENNTDSSSCRDPHCNKQSRLLIWTKNSAFDETEHCSNLSTRTCSPWSHSEETRSDNEHINVQTEDSALIGNEEINCIIPPISGTYLEEEILDFLQENNGHQCEEANVGPVSNPTIAKKSKLESICGIALERDESKQYDAGMFSDDSNQPSDNYSSGIIKDIWTAVGDGDLLSLGEETPGEGLFSQESSSYRCGCLDLQTKEDDPVQGPPKKAVQRSEYHLWEEGKNEEQALLDKKRLSKTNASGDYMTPSNPWDVNPEKDNTSFILGGVYGELKTFSSDQDWAVVPPGAARGSLLQCATAAASSSGSDVVTIAGTDRVFMNTGSCFASSHKPLWRPLVSFGQSDQATKGGEDGLNKGFSFIFHEDLLGSCAGFRGEEPGIDYPFASFDLNNPFSQVLQVECSFKPEDIASFSPGFKPKSILCSDSENEAFHPRLYGINRTTQYRAIRISPRTHFRPISASELSPGGGSESEVESEKEEMSVPVLAPPDVSDDPQADLKPLEEDAENDGPCYGKSELESGKFLPRLKKSGMEKSAQTSLDSQEGSSTLLPIAEQETCLDCETASGQVAVPVDKIQEEESCREKEACKCATAGQSPTYGKTYDFVEDLHEFPLLNISGQGLTGIQQDECWWQNTICSPLFPGPQCTGSSNI encoded by the exons AT GTATTATGAAGCCTTTCCTCCTTTGTCAGAGAAATCTGTTTGTCTCCAAGAGATCATGACGGTGTGGAACAAGGCTAGAGCCATTGCTTACTCCGGTTCCTCGTCTTCCGCGGCCCCGCAGACCAGCACCGACACCTCCTCCCCAAAAGATTGCAACAGTGACGGTGAAGCTGCTAAGGAGAGAACACCTGAGGCATGCAGCACTAACCCAACCAGCCAGAGAACCCAGCAGAGACGCAgcaagaaggagaaagagaaacgaTTCCATGGGGGCGCAACAGCAGAGGACCGAGCCACCGTCCATGGCAAGAAGCAGGTGAGGCACAGGTCAGAGGGCAAGTATCGCCCTCGTTCCTGGTCCTCTGGTTCTAGTGAGGCTGGCTCGAGCTCCAGCGGGAACCAGGGCGACTCCAAGACTTCCAGCAGCAAGGCGGGCAGGATCAGGCACAGGTCCAAGGAGGTGTTCAGCAGGACGAAGAGGGGGTGCCACAGTGGACAAGTGAAGCTGGCTCTGAAGGCCGTCGACAAAGAGGAGCGGCGGAATGctggaggcagcagcagcagcgccaCTGGAGGCCCTGTGAGGCAAACGCAGCTCTACAAAAAGGGGAGAAGACAGCTGAAGGAAATTGGAAAAGATCCAGGCTGGTGGGAAGAAAAGGAGTCTGGAGCTGAGGCCAGCAACAAAAAGGAGTACATGGAGGAGCCCCTGTGGTACACGGAGCCCATCACTGAGTATTTAGTACCTTTCAGTAGCAGAAGGAGCAAACTGGAAACAAAGTACCGGAGCAAGGTGGACTCTCCAGACGACTCGACTACGTCCACCGACTTCGGAAGGCTGTCTGAGAGAATGCAAGGCATCTGCATTGCCAACACAAGCTTCCAGAGGGCGTATCTGGCAGCGGGCACCTTTGTCGACGGGCACTTTGTTGAGGTGGCAGGTGACGCAGATGAGGATGCTACCGAATTCAATGGGACCTCAAGCTGCCCTCCGCCTGAGGATAGTAGAGGGTTAGATGATGAGTATCTGTCCGAATTCACTCACTTCTATGAAGTCGATATTTATCAATCCATATTGGATCCTAGTGCCTCAGACTTGGTACAAGAGAGTCGAATCTTGAACATGATTCGACAGAAGAGTGAAGAGCAAAGAGACTTTGAGGCAGAATGTTGTTTAGTGTTAGATGGCCTTGAGCTGCAAGGGGAAAGTGCAATAAGGATGGGCTGTCTGGATGCTTTGGGAGATGATGGGTTCTTCATGCAGGATTTAGAAAACATGGCTCAGTTCTGGGCATGTTATTCATCCTCTAGCTCTGAAGATATAGATGGAGAAAGCTTTGCAGGGGACTCTCCCGTTCAGCTCTCCCCCGCTTTGGACGCCGTTCCATTCACCATCGGCACGCTGCCTGGAAACCTGGAGGAGCCTCATCTCCCAGAAGCCACCAGTGAAGCTCCTGGTCTGAACTCCTCCTGCTTGTCTCTTTTTGAGCTGCAGTACGATAGCCCAACTCTTCCTTTTCTCACCGTTGGTCACGAAAACAACACAGATTCAAGTAGCTGTCGAGATCCACATTGTAACAAGCAGTCTCGTTTGTTAATATGGACCAAAAATAGTGCCTTTGATGAAACTGAACACTGTTCGAACCTTTCAACGCGAACCTGCAGTCCGTGGTCTCATTCGGAAGAGACGCGTTCAGACAATGAGCACATAAACGTTCAAACAGAGGACTCCGCTCTTATTGGCAATGAAGAGATTAATTGTATAATCCCTCCCATCTCTGGTACATACCTAGAGGAAGAAATCCTGGACTTTTTACAAGAAAACAATGGTCACCAGTGCGAGGAAGCCAATGTAGGCCCTGTGTCCAATCCGACCATCGCAAAGAAATCTAAATTGGAGTCCATTTGTGGAATAGCGTTAGAACGGGATGAGAGCAAGCAGTACGACGCTGGCATGTTTTCAGACGACTCAAACCAACCGAGTGACAACTACAGCTCAGGGATAATAAAGGACATTTGGACGGCTGTCGGAGATGGGGATCTACTATCACTAGGAGAAGAGACTCCAGGCGAGGGCTTGTTTTCCCAGGAGTCGAGCAGCTACCGCTGCGGCTGTCTCGACTTGCAGACAAAGGAAGATGATCCCGTCCAAGGGCCTCCGAAGAAGGCAGTGCAGCGCTCCGAGTACCACCTGTGGGAAGAAGGCAAGAATGAAGAGCAGGCCCTCCTGGATAAAAAACGGCTCTCGAAGACGAATGCTTCCGGGGATTACATGACGCCGTCCAATCCCTGGGACGTGAACCCTGAGAAGGACAACACGTCGTTCATCCTGGGAGGAGTGTATGGAGAGCTGAAGACGTTCAGCAGTGACCAGGACTGGGCCGTGGTGCCACCAGGCGCCGCGAGAGGCAGCCTTCTACAGTGTGCCACTGCTGCTGCCTCGTCCTCTGGCTCAGACGTGGTAACCATTGCTGGTACAGACCGTGTGTTCATGAACACAGGCAGCTGCTTTGCCTCCAGCCACAAGCCCCTCTGGAGGCCCCTGGTCTCCTTCGGGCAGAGTGACCAGGCTACTAAAGGAGGTGAGGATGGATTGAATAAGGGATTTTCTTTTATCTTCCATGAAGATTTACTCGGATCCTGTGCAGGCTTCCGTGGTGAGGAGCCGGGGATCGACTACCCGTTTGCGTCCTTTGATCTGAACAATCCGTTCTCTCAAGTCCTCCAGGTCGAGTGCTCCTTTAAGCCGGAGGACATAGCTTCGTTCAGCCCGGGGTTCAAGCCCAAATCTATATTGTGCTCGGACTCGGAGAATGAAGCTTTCCACCCACGGCTATACGGCATCAACCGGACCACCCAGTACAGGGCCATCCGCATCTCCCCCAGGACTCACTTCCGACCAATATCAGCCTCGGAGCTGTCGCCCGGCGGAGGGAGTGAGTCGGAGGTTGAGTCCGAGAAAGAAGAGATGAGTGTTCCCGTCTTGGCCCCGCCGGATGTCTCCGACGACCCTCAGGCCGACCTCAAACCACTTGAGGAGGATGCAGAAAACGATGGCCCGTGCTACGGGAAGTCAGAACTGGAATCTGGAAAATTCCTGCCCAGATTAAAGAAGTCGGGCATGGAGAAGAGTGCCCAGACCTCACTGGATTCTCAGGAGGGCTCTAGCACCCTCCTGCCAATCGCTGAGCAGGAAACTTGCTTGGACTGCGAAACAGCGAGCGGACAGGTGGCTGTCCCAGTCGACAAGATTCAGGAGGAAGAATCTTGCAGagaaaaggaagcctgtaaatGTGCCACAGCTGGTCAGAGTCCCACATATGGGAAAACCTATGACTTCGTTGAAGATTTGCATGAG ttcCCTCTATTAAATATTAGTGGACAGGGACTAACTGGCATCCAGCAAGATGAGTGCTGGTGGCAGAACACAATCTGTTCCCCACTTTTCCCTGGACCTCAGTGTACAG GAAGCAGCAACATCTGA
- the LOC139379091 gene encoding uncharacterized protein KIAA0232-like isoform X2 has protein sequence MNSGIESLVEELCSKLKDIQNKQKEDKQLKKSDGSQSPEGVESPSSKDQVEMYYEAFPPLSEKSVCLQEIMTVWNKARAIAYSGSSSSAAPQTSTDTSSPKDCNSDGEAAKERTPEACSTNPTSQRTQQRRSKKEKEKRFHGGATAEDRATVHGKKQVRHRSEGKYRPRSWSSGSSEAGSSSSGNQGDSKTSSSKAGRIRHRSKEVFSRTKRGCHSGQVKLALKAVDKEERRNAGGSSSSATGGPVRQTQLYKKGRRQLKEIGKDPGWWEEKESGAEASNKKEYMEEPLWYTEPITEYLVPFSSRRSKLETKYRSKVDSPDDSTTSTDFGRLSERMQGICIANTSFQRAYLAAGTFVDGHFVEVAGDADEDATEFNGTSSCPPPEDSRGLDDEYLSEFTHFYEVDIYQSILDPSASDLVQESRILNMIRQKSEEQRDFEAECCLVLDGLELQGESAIRMGCLDALGDDGFFMQDLENMAQFWACYSSSSSEDIDGESFAGDSPVQLSPALDAVPFTIGTLPGNLEEPHLPEATSEAPGLNSSCLSLFELQYDSPTLPFLTVGHENNTDSSSCRDPHCNKQSRLLIWTKNSAFDETEHCSNLSTRTCSPWSHSEETRSDNEHINVQTEDSALIGNEEINCIIPPISGTYLEEEILDFLQENNGHQCEEANVGPVSNPTIAKKSKLESICGIALERDESKQYDAGMFSDDSNQPSDNYSSGIIKDIWTAVGDGDLLSLGEETPGEGLFSQESSSYRCGCLDLQTKEDDPVQGPPKKAVQRSEYHLWEEGKNEEQALLDKKRLSKTNASGDYMTPSNPWDVNPEKDNTSFILGGVYGELKTFSSDQDWAVVPPGAARGSLLQCATAAASSSGSDVVTIAGTDRVFMNTGSCFASSHKPLWRPLVSFGQSDQATKGGEDGLNKGFSFIFHEDLLGSCAGFRGEEPGIDYPFASFDLNNPFSQVLQVECSFKPEDIASFSPGFKPKSILCSDSENEAFHPRLYGINRTTQYRAIRISPRTHFRPISASELSPGGGSESEVESEKEEMSVPVLAPPDVSDDPQADLKPLEEDAENDGPCYGKSELESGKFLPRLKKSGMEKSAQTSLDSQEGSSTLLPIAEQETCLDCETASGQVAVPVDKIQEEESCREKEACKCATAGQSPTYGKTYDFVEDLHEFPLLNISGQGLTGIQQDECWWQNTICSPLFPGPQCTGSSNI, from the exons ATG AACTCTGGAATTGAGAGCCTGGTTGAGGAGCTTTGCTCCAAACTCAAGGACATCCAGAACAAACAGAAAG AAGATAAACAGCTCAAGAAATCTGATGGATCTCAGTCTCCTGAAGGAGTTGAGTCCCCTTCCTCAAAGGACCAGGTTGAAAT GTATTATGAAGCCTTTCCTCCTTTGTCAGAGAAATCTGTTTGTCTCCAAGAGATCATGACGGTGTGGAACAAGGCTAGAGCCATTGCTTACTCCGGTTCCTCGTCTTCCGCGGCCCCGCAGACCAGCACCGACACCTCCTCCCCAAAAGATTGCAACAGTGACGGTGAAGCTGCTAAGGAGAGAACACCTGAGGCATGCAGCACTAACCCAACCAGCCAGAGAACCCAGCAGAGACGCAgcaagaaggagaaagagaaacgaTTCCATGGGGGCGCAACAGCAGAGGACCGAGCCACCGTCCATGGCAAGAAGCAGGTGAGGCACAGGTCAGAGGGCAAGTATCGCCCTCGTTCCTGGTCCTCTGGTTCTAGTGAGGCTGGCTCGAGCTCCAGCGGGAACCAGGGCGACTCCAAGACTTCCAGCAGCAAGGCGGGCAGGATCAGGCACAGGTCCAAGGAGGTGTTCAGCAGGACGAAGAGGGGGTGCCACAGTGGACAAGTGAAGCTGGCTCTGAAGGCCGTCGACAAAGAGGAGCGGCGGAATGctggaggcagcagcagcagcgccaCTGGAGGCCCTGTGAGGCAAACGCAGCTCTACAAAAAGGGGAGAAGACAGCTGAAGGAAATTGGAAAAGATCCAGGCTGGTGGGAAGAAAAGGAGTCTGGAGCTGAGGCCAGCAACAAAAAGGAGTACATGGAGGAGCCCCTGTGGTACACGGAGCCCATCACTGAGTATTTAGTACCTTTCAGTAGCAGAAGGAGCAAACTGGAAACAAAGTACCGGAGCAAGGTGGACTCTCCAGACGACTCGACTACGTCCACCGACTTCGGAAGGCTGTCTGAGAGAATGCAAGGCATCTGCATTGCCAACACAAGCTTCCAGAGGGCGTATCTGGCAGCGGGCACCTTTGTCGACGGGCACTTTGTTGAGGTGGCAGGTGACGCAGATGAGGATGCTACCGAATTCAATGGGACCTCAAGCTGCCCTCCGCCTGAGGATAGTAGAGGGTTAGATGATGAGTATCTGTCCGAATTCACTCACTTCTATGAAGTCGATATTTATCAATCCATATTGGATCCTAGTGCCTCAGACTTGGTACAAGAGAGTCGAATCTTGAACATGATTCGACAGAAGAGTGAAGAGCAAAGAGACTTTGAGGCAGAATGTTGTTTAGTGTTAGATGGCCTTGAGCTGCAAGGGGAAAGTGCAATAAGGATGGGCTGTCTGGATGCTTTGGGAGATGATGGGTTCTTCATGCAGGATTTAGAAAACATGGCTCAGTTCTGGGCATGTTATTCATCCTCTAGCTCTGAAGATATAGATGGAGAAAGCTTTGCAGGGGACTCTCCCGTTCAGCTCTCCCCCGCTTTGGACGCCGTTCCATTCACCATCGGCACGCTGCCTGGAAACCTGGAGGAGCCTCATCTCCCAGAAGCCACCAGTGAAGCTCCTGGTCTGAACTCCTCCTGCTTGTCTCTTTTTGAGCTGCAGTACGATAGCCCAACTCTTCCTTTTCTCACCGTTGGTCACGAAAACAACACAGATTCAAGTAGCTGTCGAGATCCACATTGTAACAAGCAGTCTCGTTTGTTAATATGGACCAAAAATAGTGCCTTTGATGAAACTGAACACTGTTCGAACCTTTCAACGCGAACCTGCAGTCCGTGGTCTCATTCGGAAGAGACGCGTTCAGACAATGAGCACATAAACGTTCAAACAGAGGACTCCGCTCTTATTGGCAATGAAGAGATTAATTGTATAATCCCTCCCATCTCTGGTACATACCTAGAGGAAGAAATCCTGGACTTTTTACAAGAAAACAATGGTCACCAGTGCGAGGAAGCCAATGTAGGCCCTGTGTCCAATCCGACCATCGCAAAGAAATCTAAATTGGAGTCCATTTGTGGAATAGCGTTAGAACGGGATGAGAGCAAGCAGTACGACGCTGGCATGTTTTCAGACGACTCAAACCAACCGAGTGACAACTACAGCTCAGGGATAATAAAGGACATTTGGACGGCTGTCGGAGATGGGGATCTACTATCACTAGGAGAAGAGACTCCAGGCGAGGGCTTGTTTTCCCAGGAGTCGAGCAGCTACCGCTGCGGCTGTCTCGACTTGCAGACAAAGGAAGATGATCCCGTCCAAGGGCCTCCGAAGAAGGCAGTGCAGCGCTCCGAGTACCACCTGTGGGAAGAAGGCAAGAATGAAGAGCAGGCCCTCCTGGATAAAAAACGGCTCTCGAAGACGAATGCTTCCGGGGATTACATGACGCCGTCCAATCCCTGGGACGTGAACCCTGAGAAGGACAACACGTCGTTCATCCTGGGAGGAGTGTATGGAGAGCTGAAGACGTTCAGCAGTGACCAGGACTGGGCCGTGGTGCCACCAGGCGCCGCGAGAGGCAGCCTTCTACAGTGTGCCACTGCTGCTGCCTCGTCCTCTGGCTCAGACGTGGTAACCATTGCTGGTACAGACCGTGTGTTCATGAACACAGGCAGCTGCTTTGCCTCCAGCCACAAGCCCCTCTGGAGGCCCCTGGTCTCCTTCGGGCAGAGTGACCAGGCTACTAAAGGAGGTGAGGATGGATTGAATAAGGGATTTTCTTTTATCTTCCATGAAGATTTACTCGGATCCTGTGCAGGCTTCCGTGGTGAGGAGCCGGGGATCGACTACCCGTTTGCGTCCTTTGATCTGAACAATCCGTTCTCTCAAGTCCTCCAGGTCGAGTGCTCCTTTAAGCCGGAGGACATAGCTTCGTTCAGCCCGGGGTTCAAGCCCAAATCTATATTGTGCTCGGACTCGGAGAATGAAGCTTTCCACCCACGGCTATACGGCATCAACCGGACCACCCAGTACAGGGCCATCCGCATCTCCCCCAGGACTCACTTCCGACCAATATCAGCCTCGGAGCTGTCGCCCGGCGGAGGGAGTGAGTCGGAGGTTGAGTCCGAGAAAGAAGAGATGAGTGTTCCCGTCTTGGCCCCGCCGGATGTCTCCGACGACCCTCAGGCCGACCTCAAACCACTTGAGGAGGATGCAGAAAACGATGGCCCGTGCTACGGGAAGTCAGAACTGGAATCTGGAAAATTCCTGCCCAGATTAAAGAAGTCGGGCATGGAGAAGAGTGCCCAGACCTCACTGGATTCTCAGGAGGGCTCTAGCACCCTCCTGCCAATCGCTGAGCAGGAAACTTGCTTGGACTGCGAAACAGCGAGCGGACAGGTGGCTGTCCCAGTCGACAAGATTCAGGAGGAAGAATCTTGCAGagaaaaggaagcctgtaaatGTGCCACAGCTGGTCAGAGTCCCACATATGGGAAAACCTATGACTTCGTTGAAGATTTGCATGAG ttcCCTCTATTAAATATTAGTGGACAGGGACTAACTGGCATCCAGCAAGATGAGTGCTGGTGGCAGAACACAATCTGTTCCCCACTTTTCCCTGGACCTCAGTGTACAG GAAGCAGCAACATCTGA
- the LOC139379091 gene encoding uncharacterized protein KIAA0232-like isoform X1 — MRPVSDESDGPAPLESFSCPLTPVGPLPAAEMSLLHSLGPVQSWLGQELEKCGIDAMIYTRYVLSLLLHDNYDYDLQDQENDILLGWEKGTGKKWAKCKKKGGTDLSLEEIKKQAAVQCLRSASDENSGIESLVEELCSKLKDIQNKQKEDKQLKKSDGSQSPEGVESPSSKDQVEMYYEAFPPLSEKSVCLQEIMTVWNKARAIAYSGSSSSAAPQTSTDTSSPKDCNSDGEAAKERTPEACSTNPTSQRTQQRRSKKEKEKRFHGGATAEDRATVHGKKQVRHRSEGKYRPRSWSSGSSEAGSSSSGNQGDSKTSSSKAGRIRHRSKEVFSRTKRGCHSGQVKLALKAVDKEERRNAGGSSSSATGGPVRQTQLYKKGRRQLKEIGKDPGWWEEKESGAEASNKKEYMEEPLWYTEPITEYLVPFSSRRSKLETKYRSKVDSPDDSTTSTDFGRLSERMQGICIANTSFQRAYLAAGTFVDGHFVEVAGDADEDATEFNGTSSCPPPEDSRGLDDEYLSEFTHFYEVDIYQSILDPSASDLVQESRILNMIRQKSEEQRDFEAECCLVLDGLELQGESAIRMGCLDALGDDGFFMQDLENMAQFWACYSSSSSEDIDGESFAGDSPVQLSPALDAVPFTIGTLPGNLEEPHLPEATSEAPGLNSSCLSLFELQYDSPTLPFLTVGHENNTDSSSCRDPHCNKQSRLLIWTKNSAFDETEHCSNLSTRTCSPWSHSEETRSDNEHINVQTEDSALIGNEEINCIIPPISGTYLEEEILDFLQENNGHQCEEANVGPVSNPTIAKKSKLESICGIALERDESKQYDAGMFSDDSNQPSDNYSSGIIKDIWTAVGDGDLLSLGEETPGEGLFSQESSSYRCGCLDLQTKEDDPVQGPPKKAVQRSEYHLWEEGKNEEQALLDKKRLSKTNASGDYMTPSNPWDVNPEKDNTSFILGGVYGELKTFSSDQDWAVVPPGAARGSLLQCATAAASSSGSDVVTIAGTDRVFMNTGSCFASSHKPLWRPLVSFGQSDQATKGGEDGLNKGFSFIFHEDLLGSCAGFRGEEPGIDYPFASFDLNNPFSQVLQVECSFKPEDIASFSPGFKPKSILCSDSENEAFHPRLYGINRTTQYRAIRISPRTHFRPISASELSPGGGSESEVESEKEEMSVPVLAPPDVSDDPQADLKPLEEDAENDGPCYGKSELESGKFLPRLKKSGMEKSAQTSLDSQEGSSTLLPIAEQETCLDCETASGQVAVPVDKIQEEESCREKEACKCATAGQSPTYGKTYDFVEDLHEFPLLNISGQGLTGIQQDECWWQNTICSPLFPGPQCTGSSNI, encoded by the exons AACTCTGGAATTGAGAGCCTGGTTGAGGAGCTTTGCTCCAAACTCAAGGACATCCAGAACAAACAGAAAG AAGATAAACAGCTCAAGAAATCTGATGGATCTCAGTCTCCTGAAGGAGTTGAGTCCCCTTCCTCAAAGGACCAGGTTGAAAT GTATTATGAAGCCTTTCCTCCTTTGTCAGAGAAATCTGTTTGTCTCCAAGAGATCATGACGGTGTGGAACAAGGCTAGAGCCATTGCTTACTCCGGTTCCTCGTCTTCCGCGGCCCCGCAGACCAGCACCGACACCTCCTCCCCAAAAGATTGCAACAGTGACGGTGAAGCTGCTAAGGAGAGAACACCTGAGGCATGCAGCACTAACCCAACCAGCCAGAGAACCCAGCAGAGACGCAgcaagaaggagaaagagaaacgaTTCCATGGGGGCGCAACAGCAGAGGACCGAGCCACCGTCCATGGCAAGAAGCAGGTGAGGCACAGGTCAGAGGGCAAGTATCGCCCTCGTTCCTGGTCCTCTGGTTCTAGTGAGGCTGGCTCGAGCTCCAGCGGGAACCAGGGCGACTCCAAGACTTCCAGCAGCAAGGCGGGCAGGATCAGGCACAGGTCCAAGGAGGTGTTCAGCAGGACGAAGAGGGGGTGCCACAGTGGACAAGTGAAGCTGGCTCTGAAGGCCGTCGACAAAGAGGAGCGGCGGAATGctggaggcagcagcagcagcgccaCTGGAGGCCCTGTGAGGCAAACGCAGCTCTACAAAAAGGGGAGAAGACAGCTGAAGGAAATTGGAAAAGATCCAGGCTGGTGGGAAGAAAAGGAGTCTGGAGCTGAGGCCAGCAACAAAAAGGAGTACATGGAGGAGCCCCTGTGGTACACGGAGCCCATCACTGAGTATTTAGTACCTTTCAGTAGCAGAAGGAGCAAACTGGAAACAAAGTACCGGAGCAAGGTGGACTCTCCAGACGACTCGACTACGTCCACCGACTTCGGAAGGCTGTCTGAGAGAATGCAAGGCATCTGCATTGCCAACACAAGCTTCCAGAGGGCGTATCTGGCAGCGGGCACCTTTGTCGACGGGCACTTTGTTGAGGTGGCAGGTGACGCAGATGAGGATGCTACCGAATTCAATGGGACCTCAAGCTGCCCTCCGCCTGAGGATAGTAGAGGGTTAGATGATGAGTATCTGTCCGAATTCACTCACTTCTATGAAGTCGATATTTATCAATCCATATTGGATCCTAGTGCCTCAGACTTGGTACAAGAGAGTCGAATCTTGAACATGATTCGACAGAAGAGTGAAGAGCAAAGAGACTTTGAGGCAGAATGTTGTTTAGTGTTAGATGGCCTTGAGCTGCAAGGGGAAAGTGCAATAAGGATGGGCTGTCTGGATGCTTTGGGAGATGATGGGTTCTTCATGCAGGATTTAGAAAACATGGCTCAGTTCTGGGCATGTTATTCATCCTCTAGCTCTGAAGATATAGATGGAGAAAGCTTTGCAGGGGACTCTCCCGTTCAGCTCTCCCCCGCTTTGGACGCCGTTCCATTCACCATCGGCACGCTGCCTGGAAACCTGGAGGAGCCTCATCTCCCAGAAGCCACCAGTGAAGCTCCTGGTCTGAACTCCTCCTGCTTGTCTCTTTTTGAGCTGCAGTACGATAGCCCAACTCTTCCTTTTCTCACCGTTGGTCACGAAAACAACACAGATTCAAGTAGCTGTCGAGATCCACATTGTAACAAGCAGTCTCGTTTGTTAATATGGACCAAAAATAGTGCCTTTGATGAAACTGAACACTGTTCGAACCTTTCAACGCGAACCTGCAGTCCGTGGTCTCATTCGGAAGAGACGCGTTCAGACAATGAGCACATAAACGTTCAAACAGAGGACTCCGCTCTTATTGGCAATGAAGAGATTAATTGTATAATCCCTCCCATCTCTGGTACATACCTAGAGGAAGAAATCCTGGACTTTTTACAAGAAAACAATGGTCACCAGTGCGAGGAAGCCAATGTAGGCCCTGTGTCCAATCCGACCATCGCAAAGAAATCTAAATTGGAGTCCATTTGTGGAATAGCGTTAGAACGGGATGAGAGCAAGCAGTACGACGCTGGCATGTTTTCAGACGACTCAAACCAACCGAGTGACAACTACAGCTCAGGGATAATAAAGGACATTTGGACGGCTGTCGGAGATGGGGATCTACTATCACTAGGAGAAGAGACTCCAGGCGAGGGCTTGTTTTCCCAGGAGTCGAGCAGCTACCGCTGCGGCTGTCTCGACTTGCAGACAAAGGAAGATGATCCCGTCCAAGGGCCTCCGAAGAAGGCAGTGCAGCGCTCCGAGTACCACCTGTGGGAAGAAGGCAAGAATGAAGAGCAGGCCCTCCTGGATAAAAAACGGCTCTCGAAGACGAATGCTTCCGGGGATTACATGACGCCGTCCAATCCCTGGGACGTGAACCCTGAGAAGGACAACACGTCGTTCATCCTGGGAGGAGTGTATGGAGAGCTGAAGACGTTCAGCAGTGACCAGGACTGGGCCGTGGTGCCACCAGGCGCCGCGAGAGGCAGCCTTCTACAGTGTGCCACTGCTGCTGCCTCGTCCTCTGGCTCAGACGTGGTAACCATTGCTGGTACAGACCGTGTGTTCATGAACACAGGCAGCTGCTTTGCCTCCAGCCACAAGCCCCTCTGGAGGCCCCTGGTCTCCTTCGGGCAGAGTGACCAGGCTACTAAAGGAGGTGAGGATGGATTGAATAAGGGATTTTCTTTTATCTTCCATGAAGATTTACTCGGATCCTGTGCAGGCTTCCGTGGTGAGGAGCCGGGGATCGACTACCCGTTTGCGTCCTTTGATCTGAACAATCCGTTCTCTCAAGTCCTCCAGGTCGAGTGCTCCTTTAAGCCGGAGGACATAGCTTCGTTCAGCCCGGGGTTCAAGCCCAAATCTATATTGTGCTCGGACTCGGAGAATGAAGCTTTCCACCCACGGCTATACGGCATCAACCGGACCACCCAGTACAGGGCCATCCGCATCTCCCCCAGGACTCACTTCCGACCAATATCAGCCTCGGAGCTGTCGCCCGGCGGAGGGAGTGAGTCGGAGGTTGAGTCCGAGAAAGAAGAGATGAGTGTTCCCGTCTTGGCCCCGCCGGATGTCTCCGACGACCCTCAGGCCGACCTCAAACCACTTGAGGAGGATGCAGAAAACGATGGCCCGTGCTACGGGAAGTCAGAACTGGAATCTGGAAAATTCCTGCCCAGATTAAAGAAGTCGGGCATGGAGAAGAGTGCCCAGACCTCACTGGATTCTCAGGAGGGCTCTAGCACCCTCCTGCCAATCGCTGAGCAGGAAACTTGCTTGGACTGCGAAACAGCGAGCGGACAGGTGGCTGTCCCAGTCGACAAGATTCAGGAGGAAGAATCTTGCAGagaaaaggaagcctgtaaatGTGCCACAGCTGGTCAGAGTCCCACATATGGGAAAACCTATGACTTCGTTGAAGATTTGCATGAG ttcCCTCTATTAAATATTAGTGGACAGGGACTAACTGGCATCCAGCAAGATGAGTGCTGGTGGCAGAACACAATCTGTTCCCCACTTTTCCCTGGACCTCAGTGTACAG GAAGCAGCAACATCTGA